A window of Cryptomeria japonica chromosome 3, Sugi_1.0, whole genome shotgun sequence contains these coding sequences:
- the LOC131076184 gene encoding cyclin-U2-1-like, with product MSEASSSDLYSAISCSDLCSGESDSSPWILSVLASLLERLVARHERLIFSSGKRISKENMCVFSAMQIPVMSLQKYFERMFKYVGCSPSAFVVAYAYIDRLILSNPNFRLTSLNIHRLTITTVMVATKFLDDLHYNNNYFAKVGGLTLREMNILEVEFLFMMRFRLQVTVSVFESYCSHFKREVSLGGGLQIERTILSLSNNETKKSCIREESKKQTLDISYSFAGCQK from the exons ATGAGCGAAGCAAGTAGTTCAGATCTATACTCAGCTATTTCTTGCTCCGACTTATGCAGTGGTGAGAGCGATTCAAGCCCATGGATTCTTTCCGTTCTTGCCTCCTTACTAGAAAGACTTGTAGCCAGACATGAAAGGCTGATATTTTCTTCAGGCAAAAGGATTTCAAAAGAGAATATGTGTGTTTTCTCTGCAATGCAAATTCCTGTCATGAGCTTACAGAAGTACTTCGAAAGGATGTTCAAGTATGTCGGCTGCAGTCCTTCTGCATTTGTTGTGGCGTATGCTTATATTGATCGCCTAATTCTCAGCAATCCCAACTTCCGCTTAACCTCTCTTAACATTCACAGGCTTACCATCACCACTGTCATGGTTGCAACCAAGTTTTTAGATGATCT GCATTACAATAATAACTATTTTGCAAAAGTGGGAGGCTTAACACTGAGGGAAATGAACATTCTAGAAGTTGAATTTTTGTTCATGATGCGGTTCCGCTTGCAGGTGACAGTGAGCGTGTTTGAAAGCTATTGCTCCCACTTTAAGCGAGAGGTTTCATTGGGTGGAGGGCTTCAGATTGAGAGGACTATTCTCAGTTTATCCAATAATGAAACAAAGAAATCATGTATACGAGAAGAGAGCAAAAAGCAGACATTAGACATAAGCTACAGCTTTGCAggatgccaaaagtaa